The following are encoded in a window of Pelecanus crispus isolate bPelCri1 chromosome 6, bPelCri1.pri, whole genome shotgun sequence genomic DNA:
- the LOC104035968 gene encoding aldehyde dehydrogenase family 3 member B1-like, with protein MSPHTVLVSRLRAAWLSGKTRPMEYRVAQLEALGRFLDENKLDILEATALDMRKPPFEVELSEISICRSELNHTLNNLGTWMKDEHVDKNWVTQLDSAFIRKDPYGVVLIIGPWNYPINLLLVPLIGAIAAGNCVVMKPSEISRNVERLVAEMLPRYLDKDCFAVVTAGVEETTRLLENKFDYIFFTGSPSVGRIIMTAAAKHLTPVTLELGGKNPCYVSDSCNVQNVARRVAWGRFFNAGQTCVAPDYVLCSADMQEKLLPALREAITEFYGPNPQESPDFGRIVGDKHFQRVQALLRSGHAAIGGQTDAEARYIAPTVLVGVQQDDPIMEEEIFGPILPILTVTSVDDAIAFINARERPLAIYVFSSCKKVVNRVLEQTSSGGFCANDTIMHITLTSLPFGGIGQSGLGRYHGRSSFDTFSHPRSALLRGAGREAFNTLRYPPYARRCLPLLRATTETKRQAACTLL; from the exons ATGAGTCCCCACACAGTGTTGGTGAGCCGCCTGCGGGCAGCCTGGCTCTCGGGGAAGACGCGGCCCATGGAGTACCGCGTGGCCCAGCTGGAAGCTCTGGGTCGCTTCCTGGACGAGAACAAGCTGGACATCCTGGAGGCCACTGCCTTGGACATGCGCAAG CCACCCTTTGAAGTGGAGCTCTCCGAGATCTCCATTTGCAGGAGCGAGCTCAACCACACGCTCAACAACCTGGGCACCTGGATGAAGGACGAGCACGTGGACAAGAACTGG GTGACACAGCTGGACTCGGCCTTCATCCGCAAGGACCCGTACGGGGTGGTGCTCATCATCGGGCCCTGGAACTACCCCATTAACCTCCTCCTGGTGCCCCTCATCGGGGCCATCGCTGCTG GTAACTGCGTTGTCATGAAGCCCTCCGAAATCAGCAGGAACGTGGAGAGGTTAGTGGCCGAGATGCTGCCCAGGTACCTGGACAAG GACTGCTTTGCTGTGGTGACCGCCGGTGTGGAGGAGACCACCAGACTGCTGGAGAACAAGTTCGACTACATCTTCTTCACTG GCAGCCCCTCGGTGGGGAGGATCATAATGACAGCCGCTGCCAAGCACCTGACTCCCGTGAcgctggagctggggggcaaGAACCCCTGCTACGTGTCTGACTCTTGCAACGTGCAGAATGTGGCCCGGCGGGTGGCCTGGGGTCGCTTCTTCAACGCGGGGCAGACTTGTGTGGCACCTGACTACGTGCTGTGCAGCGCGGATAtgcaggagaagctgctgcccGCCCTGCGCGAGGCCATCACTGAGTTTTACGGCCCCAACCCTCAGGAGTCCCCCGACTTCGGCCGCATTGTGGGGGACAAGCACTTCCAGCGGGTGCAGGCGCTGCTGCGCAGTGGGCACGCGGCTATCGGAGGACAGACAGACGCAGAGGCGCGCTACATTG cacccacggTGCTGGTGGGCGTGCAGCAGGACGACCCCATCATGGAGGAGGAGATCTTTGGGCCCATCCTGCCCATCCTCACGGTGACCAGCGTGGACGACGCCATCGCCTTCATCAATGCCCGGGAGCGGCCGCTGGCTATTTACGTCTTTTCCTCCTGCAAGAAG GTGGTGAACCGGGTGCTGGAACAGACGAGCAGCGGTGGCTTCTGTGCCAATGACACCATCATGCACATCACGCTCACCTCGCTACCCTTCGGCGGCATCG GACAAAGCGGCCTAGGCCGCTACCACGGCCGCTCCAGCTTCGACACCTTCTCGCACCCGCGGTCCGCGCTGCTccgcggggccggccgggaGGCCTTCAACACCCTGCGCTACCCGCCCTACGCCCgccgctgcctcccgctgctccGCGCCACCACCGAGACCAAGCGCCAGGCCGCCTGCACCCTCCTCTGA
- the NDUFS8 gene encoding NADH dehydrogenase [ubiquinone] iron-sulfur protein 8, mitochondrial, giving the protein MAALRLLYRAARAGPPAPLGHLRPLSTTVPRDSYKYVNVQEPAMDMRSITDRAAQTLLWTELFRGLAMTLSYLFREPATINYPFEKGPLSPRFRGEHALRRYPSGEERCIACKLCEAVCPAQAITIEAEPRADGSRRTTRYDIDMTKCIYCGFCQEACPVDAIVEGPNFEFSTETHEELLYNKEKLLNNGDKWEAEIAANIQADYLYR; this is encoded by the exons ATGGCGGCGCTGCGTTTGCTGTACCGGGCTGCCCGCGCAG gcCCGCCGGCCCCCTTGGGCCACCTGCGCCCGCTCAGCACCACCGTCCCCAGAGACTCCTACA AGTACGTCAACGTCCAGGAGCCGGCCATGGACATGCGATCCATCACCGACCGGGCTGCTCAGACCCTGCTGTGGACGGAGCTCTTCCGAG GCCTGGCCATGACGCTGAGCTACCTTTTCCGTGAGCCGGCCACCATCAACTACCCCTTCGAGAAGGGCCCGCTGAGCCCGCGCTTCCGTGGGGAGCACGCCCTGCGCCGCTACCCCTCTGGGGAGGAGAGGTGCATCGCCTGCAAGCTCTGCGAGGCCGTCTGCCCCGCGCAG GCGATCACCATCGAGGCCGAGCCCCGAGCCGACGGCAGCCGCCGTACCACGCGCTACGACATCGACATGACCAAGTGCATCTACTGCGGGTTTTGTCAGGAGGCCTGCCCCGTGGACGCCATTGTGGAG GGCCCCAACTTTGAGTTCTCGACGGAGACGCACGAGGAGCTGCTCTACAACAAGGAGAAGCTGCTGAACAACGGTGACAAGTGGGAGGCCGAGATCGCCGCCAACATCCAAGCCGATTACCTGTACCGGTGA
- the TCIRG1 gene encoding V-type proton ATPase 116 kDa subunit a 3: protein MGSLFRSEEVCLAQLFLQSASAYSCVSELGERGLLEFRDLNPKVSAFQRRFVGEVRRCEEMEKTFAFLQQELRGAGRVLEPCADNPRAPLAREALRVQEQSEQLAQELREVSRNRASLRGRLRELRQYLHVLREGQRFTSLPAPLGSPPRPRALSEREPILDPSLHQHLDRKINFVAGVIHPWRVSAFERLLWRACRGYLVASFVEMPEPMEDPATGESITWVIFLISYWGEQIGQKIRKISDCFHCQVYPYPESEASRADTMSGLRGQIQDLSVVLEETEQYLAQVLDKVVLVLPTWRVQVQKMKAIYLVLNLCSFDVTEKCLIAEVWCPVRDLTQVQDALRQGSYKSGSSVECFVQRIPTSESPPTLIRTNKFTAGFQNIVDAYGVASYQEVNPAPYAIITFPFIFAIMFGDVGHGLLMFLFALWMVLYENSPSLQQASNEIWLTFFEGRYLILLMGAFSIYTGFIYNECFSKATVIFPSAWSVAAMANHSSWSDVYLATHPSLTLDPNVTGVFQGPYPFGIDPIWSLATNHLNFLNSFKMKMSVVLGIVHMGFGVLLGIFNHVHFQQRHRLVLEFLPEMVFLLALFGYLVFLIFYKWVKFSAANSLVAPSILIHFIDMFLFTSNAENLPLYQGQVPVQTALVVLALASVPVLLLGTPLYLYCRRHAPRTGRPASVAAGEQEPLLEGQEAGNSVNATKEDVESGGHGPDAEHLDFAEIFMHQAIHTIEYCLGCVSNTASYLRLWALSLAHAQLSEVLWSMVMRQGFVRLSYVGGVVLVPVFAAFAVLTVAILLVMEGLSAFLHALRLHWVEFQNKFYVGAGYKLCPFAFAPDTWE, encoded by the exons ATGGGGTCCCTGTTCCGCAGCGAGGAGGTCTGCCTGGCCCAGCTCTTCCTCCAGTCCGCCTCAGCCTACAGCTGCGTCAGCGAGCTGGGCGAGCGGGGGCTGCTCGAGTTCAGGGAC CTGAACCCCAAGGTGAGCGCCTTCCAGCGACGCTTTGTGGGCGAGGTGCGGCGCTGCGAGGAGATGGAGAAGACCTTCG CCttcctgcagcaggagctgcggggcgccgggcgggtGCTGGAGCCGTGCGCCGACAACCCGCGGGCACCGCTGGCGCGGGAGGCGCTGCGGGTGCAGGAGCAGTCGGAGCAGCTGGCGCAGGAGCTGCGGGAGGTCAGCCGCAACCGCGCCTCCCTGCGCGGGCGCCTGCGGGAGCTGCGCCAGTACCTCCACGTCCTGCGCGAGGGCCAGCGCTTCACCAGCCTGCCG GCCCCCCTgggctccccgccgcggccccgggcgctCTCTGAGCGTGAGCCCATCCTCGACCCCTCCTTGCACCAGCACCTCGACCGCAAGATCAA CTTCGTGGCCGGCGTCATTCACCCGTGGCGGGTGAGCGCCTTCGAGCGGCTGCTGTGGCGCGCCTGCCGTGGCTACCTGGTGGCCAGCTTTGTGGAGATGCCcgagcccatggaggacccagCCACA GGCGAGAGCATCACCTGGGTCATCTTCCTCATCTCCTACTGGGGCGAGCAGATCGGGCAGAAGATCCGCAAGATCTCGGACTG CTTCCACTGCCAAGTGTACCCCTACCCGGAGAGCGAGGCCAGCCGGGCGGACACCATGAGCGGGTTGCGCGGCCAGATCCAGGACCTCAGCGTG GTACTGGAGGAGACGGAGCAGTACCTGGCGCAGGTGCTGGACAaggtggtgctggtgctgccaaCCTGGCGGGTGCAGGTGCAGAAGATGAAGGCCATCTACCTCGTCCTCAACCTGTGCAGCTTCGATGTCACCGAAAAGTGCCTCATCGCTGAGGTCTGGTGCCCCGTGCGGGACCTCACCCAAGTGCAGGACGCTCTGCGCCAGGGATCG TACAAGAGCGGCTCGAGCGTGGAGTGCTTTGTGCAGCGCATCCCCACCTCGGAGAGCCCCCCCACCCTCATCCGCACCAACAAGTTCACCGCCGGCTTCCAGAACATCGTGGATGCCTACGGGGTGGCCAGCTACCAGGAGGTCAACCCCG CACCCTATGCTATCATCACCTTCCCCTTCATCTTCGCCATCATGTTTGGGGACGTGGGGCACGGGCTGCTCATGTTCCTCTTCGCTCTCTGGATGGTGCTGTACGAGAacagccccagcctgcagcaggccAGCAATGAG ATCTGGCTGACGTTCTTCGAGGGACGCTACCTCATCCTGCTCATGGGGGCCTTCTCCATCTACACCGGCTTCATCTACAACGAGTGCTTCAGCAAAGCCACTGTCATCTTCCCCTCCGCCTGGAGCGTGGCCGCCATGGCCAACCACTCCTCTTGGAG CGATGTCTACCTCGCCACCCACCCGTCCCTCACCCTGGACCCCAACGTCACCGGCGTCTTCCAAGGACCTTATCCTTTTGGGATCGACCCA ATCTGGAGCTTGGCCACCAACCACCTCAACTTCCTCAACTCCTTCAAGATGAAGATGTCCGTGGTGCTGGGCATCGTGCACATGGGCTTTGGTGTCCTGCTGGGGATCTTTAACCACGT GCACTTCCAGCAGCGGCACCGGCTGGTGCTGGAGTTCCTGCCCGAGATGGTTTTCCTCCTGGCGCTCTTCGGCTACCTCGTCTTCCTCATCTTCTACAAGTGGGTCAAGTTCAGCGCCGCCAACTCCCTGGTGGCCCCCAGCATCCTCATCCACTTCATCGACATGTTCCTCTTCACTTCCAACGCTGAGAACCTCCCGCTCTACCAGGGGCAG GTGCCGGTGCAGACGGCGCTGGTGGTGCTGGCGCTGGCGTCGGTGCCCGTCCTGCTCCTGGGGACGCCGCTCTACCTGTACTGCCGGCGGCACGCGCCGAGGACCGGCCGCCCTGCG TCGGTGGCCGCGGGCGAGCAGGAGCCGCTGCTggaggggcaggaggctggCAACTCCGTCAACGCCACCAAGGAGGACGTGGAGAGCGGGGGGCACGGCCCCGACGCCGAG CACTTGGACTTCGCCGAGATCTTCATGCACCAGGCGATCCACACCATCGAGTACTGCCTGGGCTGCGTCTCCAACACCGCGTCCTACCTGCGGCTCTGGGCGCTCAGCCTGGCCCACGCCC agcTGTCGGAGGTCTTGTGGAGCATGGTGATGCGCCAAGGCTTCGTGCGGCTGAGCTACGTGGGCGGCGTGGTGCTGGTGCCCGTCTTCGCTGCCTTCGCCGTGCTGACCGTGGCCATCTTGCTGGTGATGGAGGGGCTCTCTGCCTTCCTCCACGCCCTGCGCCTGCACTG GGTGGAGTTTCAAAATAAGTTTTACGTGGGCGCCGGGTACAAGCTATGCCCCTTCGCCTTCGCGCCCGACACCTGGGAGTAG
- the TBX10 gene encoding T-box transcription factor TBX10 — translation MEIVAFIAVNRETESKGCGGRCRAGAALGGGLAGVPTAAVPGDGTTDASRPPAVPMAAFLGGPGEGPPCSTGPGWAGEGPGAGGKNRRVCHAAARLEMGSLWEEFNRLGTEMIVTKAGRRMFPTFQVKLSGLDPLADYVLLMDFVPLDDKRYRYAFHSSSWLAAGRADPAAPGRVHFHPDSPAKGAQWMRQIVSFDKLKLTNNLLDDNGHIILNSMHRYQPRFHVVFVDPRRDSERFAHQNFKSFSFPETQFMAVTAYQNHRITQLKIASNPFAKGFRDGDPEAWCGVPAGSLLGAMPRARATALPSRPEKQEKGRGAGGGSDPLLLALPPPGAPRSHGALATTGPPQLAPPTAPPGFPELPAPRFQPLACPPGVYVGAKPRTLPYPLPTFPPLSTYGTAAAPAFGYGQQ, via the exons ATGGAGATCGTGGCTTTTATTGCTGTCAACAGGGAGACGGAAAGCAAAG GCTGCGGGGGACGGTGCAGAGCTGGCGCTGCGCTGGGAGGGGGCTTGGCTGGGGTCCCCACCGCCGCCGTGCCGGGGGACGGAACCACAGacgcctcccgcccgcccgctgTACCCATGGCAG CCTTCCTGGGGGGGCCGGGCGAGGGGCCCCCCTGCAGCACCGGCCCCGGGTGGGCaggcgaggggccgggggccggcggcaaGAACCGGCGCGTGTGCCACGCCGCGGCGCGGCTGGAGATGGGCAGCCTCTGGGAGGAGTTCAACCGCCTGGGCACCGAGATGATCGTCACCAAGGCGGGCAG GAGGATGTTCCCCACCTTCCAGGTGAAGCTATCCGGGCTGGACCCGCTGGCCGACTACGTCCTGCTCATGGACTTCGTCCCGCTGGATGACAAGCGATACAG GTACGCcttccacagctcctcctggctgGCGGCAGGACGGGCCGACCCGGCGGCCCCTGGCCGCGTCCACTTCCACCCCGACTCGCCGGCCAAGGGGGCCCAATGGATGCGGCAGATCGTCTCCTTCGACAAGCTCAAGCTGACCAACAACCTCCTGGATGACAACGGCCAC aTCATCCTCAACTCCATGCACCGCTACCAGCCCCGCTTCCACGTGGTCTTCGTGGACCCGCGACGGGACAGCGAGCGCTTCGCCCACCAGAACTTCAAGTCCTTCAGCTTCCCCGAGACCCAGTTCATGGCGGTGACAGCTTACCAGAACCACCGG ATCACCCAGCTGAAGATCGCCAGCAACCCCTTCGCCAAGGGCTTTCGGGATGGAGACCCCGAGGCGTG GTGCGGGGTGCCGGCAGGGTCGCTGCTGGGTGCAATGCCCCGCGCCCGGGCCACCGCGCTGCCCTCCCGCcctgaaaagcaggagaaaggtaggggggccggcggggggagTGACCCCCTCTtgctggctctgccccccccaGGGGCTCCCCGCAGCCATGGGGCACTGGCCACCACCGGACCCCCACAACTGGCCCCGCCGACGGCTCCCCCCGGCTTCCCCGAGCTGCCCGCGCCCCGCTTCCAGCCCCTCGCCTGCCCCCCCGGTGTCTACGTGGGGGCCAAGCCCCGCACCCTGCCCTACCCCCTGCCCACCTTCCCCCCGCTCAGCACCTACGGcaccgccgcggcccccgccttCGGCTACGGGCAGCAGTGA